A window of Lagopus muta isolate bLagMut1 chromosome 16, bLagMut1 primary, whole genome shotgun sequence contains these coding sequences:
- the LOC125701356 gene encoding somatomedin-B and thrombospondin type-1 domain-containing protein-like yields the protein MPQRHRNIPAPPGKQKQKRNRNEPGAQPVPGRSLQLSALPSRPGAALRRAGLHRRPLPFALGGGPAASLPAPESRGTRSSVSRGQSCAACRPAMPLCPGRAAALPPPPPPLLHFLLLLLLPAPSPAAAGCAALGLCCPGRAPSCRSTGWRPDGSYGPCYCDQVCEHTLDCCHDYSQACPVIPCVVSQWSAWSGCAEPCKTTYRVRRRHVIQEPQNGGETCPALEERAGCVEYWTERGTECKQSLIPALITTGGFGKARKKRAAADGSERVGYCVEFQLVTITQGCLHSHHSYTHWMQYLREGHTVCVECQHPALDSESLHCYGDGSGSQRNQLLHWQAVGNPRCSGTWKRIRQLDTCSCPSVHSFLFI from the exons ATGCCACAAAGGCACAGAAACATTCCGGCGCcgccaggaaaacaaaagcaaaagaggaaCCGCAACGAACCCGGAGCTCAGCCGGTGCCCGGCCGCAGcctccagctctcagccctgcCCTCCCGGCCCGGGGCAGCGCTCAGACGGGCGGGTCTTCACCGCCGCCCGTTGCCTTTCGCTCTGGGAGGCGGGCCGGCCGCTTCCCTCCCAGCGCCCGAAAGCCGCGGGACGCGGAGCTCCGTCAGCCGGGGCCAAAGCTGCGCTGCGTGCCGCCCCGCCATGCCGCTCTGCCCCGGCCGTGCCGCCGCTCTGCCACCGCCACCGCCACCACTcctccacttcctcctcctcctcctcctcccggccccgagtcccgccgccgccggctGTGCCgccctggggctgtgctgcccggGCCGCGCCCCGTCCTGCCGCAGCACCGGCTGGCGGCCCGACGGCTCCTACGGGCCGTGCTACTGCGACCAGGTGTGCGAGCACACCCTCGACTGCTGCCACGATTACTCCCAGGCCTGCCCAG TTATCCCCTGTGTTGTATCTCAGTGGAGTGCCTGGAGTGGCTGTGCAGAGCCTTGCAAGACCACATATCGTGTTCGGAGGAGGCACGTCATCCAGGAGCCCCAGAATGGAGGAGAGACATGTCCTGCCCTGGAGGAGAGGGCTGGCTGCGTGGAGTACTGGACTGAGCGAGGAACAGAGTGTAAACAGTCCCTGA TCCCTGCGTTAATAACAACAGGAGGGTttggaaaagcaaggaaaaaaagagctgcagctgatggcagTGAAAGAGTGGG GTACTGTGTGGAGTTCCAACTTGTGACCATCACGCAGGGCTGCCTGCACAGTCACCACTCATACACTCACTGGATGCAGTACCTCAGGGAGGGCCACACTGTCTGCGTGGAGTGTCAGCACCCGGCTTTAGACTCTGAGAGTCTGCATTGCTATGGGGATGGCAGTGGAAGCCAAAG GAATCAGCTGTTGCACTGGCAGGCGGTGGGGAACCCTCGCTGCAGTGGAACATGGAAGAGAATTCGCCAGCTGGACACTTGCTCCTGTCCTTCTGTTCACAGCTTCTTGTTCATCTAA